A genomic stretch from Limnobacter thiooxidans includes:
- a CDS encoding UvrD-helicase domain-containing protein, whose protein sequence is MNSQIKAVSASAGSGKTYSLTQTLLEKIKSRELSPENLVAVTFTEAGASELKGRIRAVLLKEGLFEEAQQVEEAYISTIHAFGFRLLKELAFDLGLPLSSRMLNEDEQTQLIRTSMVGSEALTDMSNALETFGYKTRMKGKKFVSAEAVFREHLQQFIDLLRSTGRHSAETEFLNRSVKWIEKQYGTVDHERSPQDMAKSVHSCVVALLKEFPDCPIEIFQITAESARKAFQQSYRALERATQLEALLTDWALWAELSAIKITFKGSKDKPGYERYAELATSLKQTVDAHFAVHPGPLAHASRHFGGLLKGASETLAGYSDRKKKSALLDFTDMVAHAEQALRNTESRQRLLDCIRMVVVDEFQDTNPIQFAFLWHLIGSGVPSILVGDVKQSIMGFQGADPRLFEALIQNPDVSVSSLESNWRSQPKLMEVINALTLGLAGEKGMNANYHPLEAKGKPSPLKPLHVVEFRQKPDQNKKKDGEDDDVIHPSELVWRASNMAQVLKHKLQSGLMAIDRRTGLPRPLKGGDIAVLCPTNGMLAVYAREFEKVGLSVNLQRQDWFDTDEVQLAIQVLALIANPSDKHAQLMVATSDFECMPLEEAVSALLGEGLLHLPIFRTIDALRKSTATLLMKDVVEAMLEESGLTDLASRWPDHAQARANLFKLIGLAREFSDAHAETLAAAGFHGKSIGTFIGWLHFLKAQRKDDLCPRANYNDEHAIELTTWHKSKGREWPIVVVAGMDKSPTVGVPDASIGYLDFNDFDSIIENSQIEFSPDYDFDAKREALLESLRLEANQVSLRELYVALSRPRDQLVLEWLPYHLSSKSKSKRRIQLLAQLTDFKVIEKSVFISGQEFEALVDVLNYSPMRIVEPIIQLRPPAKAHGRLAIETRTVQEERFRAQVSPSLLQAGEAHAVPCKVSTISQPIDFATGSPLNKLGTAIHRVLEIALAGHELHLKSPVVQAAMQAEGLSTENLDQLQELAKQIRRHFEKSPGSAQIYVEQVVMGRDGAGGEVVVGQVDCLVKTPDATVVIDHKSGALTKDAESVWQSYALQLQVYGRLFGDAAYALTRVRAGEIIEIAGS, encoded by the coding sequence GAAAACCTGGTGGCGGTGACCTTCACTGAAGCCGGGGCTTCGGAATTGAAAGGCCGAATTCGGGCGGTGTTGTTGAAAGAGGGTTTGTTTGAGGAAGCGCAGCAAGTCGAAGAAGCTTACATTTCAACCATTCATGCTTTCGGTTTTCGCTTGCTCAAAGAATTGGCTTTTGATCTGGGCTTGCCACTGTCGTCACGCATGTTGAATGAAGATGAGCAAACCCAACTGATACGAACTTCCATGGTTGGTTCTGAAGCATTGACCGACATGTCGAATGCCCTTGAAACCTTTGGTTACAAAACCAGAATGAAAGGCAAAAAGTTTGTTTCTGCAGAAGCAGTGTTTCGGGAACACCTACAACAGTTTATTGATTTGCTGCGTAGCACTGGCCGACATTCGGCTGAGACTGAATTTCTAAACCGAAGCGTTAAGTGGATTGAAAAACAATACGGCACAGTCGACCATGAACGCTCTCCACAGGACATGGCCAAATCTGTTCATTCCTGCGTAGTCGCGTTGCTTAAAGAGTTTCCGGACTGTCCAATTGAAATTTTCCAGATTACAGCGGAAAGTGCGCGCAAGGCGTTTCAACAAAGCTACCGGGCTTTGGAACGGGCCACCCAGTTGGAGGCCTTGCTCACGGATTGGGCGTTGTGGGCAGAATTGTCGGCGATCAAAATCACCTTCAAAGGATCAAAAGACAAGCCGGGATATGAACGGTATGCGGAATTGGCGACCTCTCTGAAACAGACAGTGGATGCCCATTTTGCTGTGCACCCGGGCCCATTGGCCCATGCAAGCCGACATTTCGGGGGACTGCTTAAAGGGGCTTCAGAAACCTTGGCGGGTTATTCCGACCGCAAGAAGAAGTCGGCATTGCTGGACTTTACGGACATGGTTGCCCATGCGGAGCAGGCTTTGCGCAATACCGAAAGCAGGCAACGATTGCTCGACTGCATCCGCATGGTGGTTGTGGATGAGTTTCAGGATACCAACCCGATTCAGTTTGCTTTCTTGTGGCACCTGATTGGTTCGGGTGTGCCCAGCATACTGGTGGGTGATGTGAAGCAAAGCATCATGGGTTTTCAGGGGGCTGATCCACGTTTGTTCGAAGCACTGATCCAAAATCCTGATGTTTCGGTCAGCAGCCTTGAATCGAACTGGCGGTCACAACCCAAATTGATGGAAGTAATCAACGCATTGACCCTGGGCCTTGCTGGTGAGAAAGGCATGAACGCCAATTACCATCCGCTTGAGGCGAAGGGCAAGCCTTCACCGCTGAAGCCACTGCATGTGGTGGAGTTCAGGCAAAAGCCCGACCAAAACAAAAAGAAGGATGGTGAGGATGACGATGTCATTCACCCTTCTGAATTGGTGTGGCGCGCCAGCAATATGGCTCAGGTACTTAAACACAAGTTGCAATCTGGGCTGATGGCAATTGATCGACGAACAGGTTTGCCACGCCCCCTCAAAGGCGGAGACATTGCTGTGCTTTGCCCTACCAACGGCATGTTGGCGGTGTATGCCAGGGAATTTGAAAAAGTCGGTTTGTCTGTCAATTTGCAGCGGCAAGACTGGTTCGACACCGACGAGGTGCAATTGGCGATTCAAGTGCTGGCGCTGATTGCCAACCCCAGCGACAAGCATGCTCAGTTGATGGTTGCAACATCAGACTTCGAATGCATGCCACTTGAAGAGGCGGTGAGTGCATTGTTGGGCGAAGGTTTGCTCCATTTGCCGATATTCCGAACCATTGACGCATTGCGAAAGTCCACAGCCACTTTGTTGATGAAGGATGTGGTCGAGGCCATGCTGGAAGAAAGCGGACTGACTGATTTGGCTTCGCGCTGGCCCGACCATGCGCAGGCGCGAGCCAACCTGTTCAAGTTGATTGGTTTGGCACGCGAGTTTTCGGATGCGCATGCTGAAACCCTGGCCGCTGCAGGTTTTCACGGGAAAAGCATCGGCACCTTTATTGGTTGGTTGCATTTCCTGAAGGCACAACGAAAAGACGACTTGTGTCCACGGGCGAATTACAACGACGAGCATGCCATTGAATTGACGACCTGGCACAAGTCAAAGGGGCGGGAATGGCCGATTGTGGTAGTTGCCGGTATGGACAAATCACCCACAGTGGGAGTTCCTGATGCCTCAATCGGCTATCTGGATTTCAATGATTTTGATTCAATCATTGAAAACAGCCAAATCGAATTTTCGCCAGATTACGATTTTGATGCCAAGCGCGAGGCCTTGCTGGAGTCGCTTCGCCTTGAGGCCAATCAAGTTTCATTGCGTGAACTGTATGTGGCACTGAGCCGACCGCGCGACCAACTGGTACTGGAATGGCTTCCTTACCATTTGTCTTCAAAATCCAAATCAAAACGACGTATTCAACTGCTCGCCCAGTTGACTGATTTCAAGGTGATAGAGAAATCGGTTTTCATTTCAGGGCAAGAGTTTGAGGCCTTGGTGGATGTATTGAATTACTCACCAATGCGAATTGTGGAACCAATCATTCAATTGCGCCCCCCAGCCAAGGCGCATGGGCGGTTGGCTATTGAAACGCGCACAGTGCAGGAAGAACGGTTTCGCGCGCAGGTGTCACCTTCCTTGTTACAAGCGGGTGAAGCGCATGCAGTGCCTTGCAAGGTCAGCACCATTTCGCAGCCCATTGACTTTGCAACAGGAAGCCCATTGAACAAACTGGGTACGGCCATTCACCGTGTACTTGAAATAGCCTTGGCGGGTCATGAATTGCACTTGAAATCACCTGTGGTGCAGGCAGCGATGCAGGCTGAAGGGCTTAGCACTGAAAACCTGGATCAGTTGCAGGAACTGGCCAAGCAGATACGCAGGCACTTTGAGAAGAGCCCCGGCAGTGCACAGATTTATGTAGAGCAGGTGGTGATGGGTCGTGACGGTGCCGGCGGTGAGGTGGTTGTGGGGCAGGTGGACTGCCTCGTGAAAACGCCCGATGCAACAGTTGTTATTGATCACAAGTCTGGCGCTTTGACCAAAGATGCTGAAAGCGTTTGGCAAAGCTACGCTTTGCAGTTGCAGGTGTATGGGCGATTGTTTGGTGATGCTGCTTATGCGCTGACTAGGGTAAGGGCGGGGGAGATAATAGAGATCGCTGGGTCATGA